CAGATCCGGCCGGAGTTGTCCATGTAGACGTGCCGGTCGTAGCTGCCCGAGTTACCGGTGTTGGAGTTGCCGAAGCCGAGGATCTTGCCACCGGAGGTGGTGGTGGTGTTGATCCACGCCTGAACCGTGAAGTTGTTCGATCCGGTGATCTGCTGGCCGGGGGTCACGAAGCTGTTGCCGTCGAAGACCGCCGATCCGGAGCCGGTGAGCGGTCCGTCCGTCGAACGGGTCACACCGGCCGGCAGCGTCAGGTCGTTGAACCCGACGTGGTCGTACGCGGTCTGTCCGCTGGTCTCATCCATCGGCCAGTAGGACGTGGCGCCGGCACCGGTCACGCTGTCGGAGTAGTCGCTCGACGTGTTGGTGGAGGCCACCGTCACGCTGGGCGTATCCCTGTTCGTGGTGTTGTTGTCCGGGTCGGAGACCTTGACGTGATAGATGTGCGTCGATCCCGGGGCGAGGCCGGTGTCCACGAAGCCCATGGCGGGTGTCGTGTAGAAGTTCGACCGCTGGGTGACCGTGTAGACCGGCGTGGTCCCCGCGTCGCGGTAGACCTTGTACGTCAGGTAGCCGTTGTCCTGGTCGTACGTGGCATTCCACGAGACGCGGACCTGGCCGCTGGCGAACGAGACCGCCTTGGGGACGAGCGGGATGCCCTGCGGGCCGACCTTGTTCGGGGCCACGGAACGGACCGCGAACCGGGTGAGGCCCTGCGAGGCGACGCCGTTCACGCTCGGGAACTCGCCACCGGCGATGATGTACTTCGAGTTGCCGGCGACAGACCAGGTCGCCTGGCCCTGACCGGTGTACTTGCCGGTGGTGAAGTTCGGGAAGTAGTCCTGCAGCGCCGGGGAGGGCTTTCCGCCCCAGTTGAAGTAACCCATCGGGTCGTTGGCGAGGGTGCCGACCGCTGCGGCCGAGAAGGCGAGCAGGTGGTGGAAGGTCCACGTGGGCGAGGTCTGCGGGAAGCCGCCTCCGGCGATGTTGCCGCAGTAGTGCGGGTGGCCGACGACGTACAGCAGCGAGTTCACGGGGAACACGGAGTACGTGTCACCGTGGCAGTCCTCGATCCACTGGATGTTGCCGGAGACCGGGTCCGCCGAGAAGGAGCCCTCGAGGTTGCCCGTTCCGCCGACCCAGTCGTAGCCGGAGCCGTAGACGGCCGTCGGCGTGGTGGCCAGCGACGTGATGCCGGCGTTCTTGCCGTAGTCCTGGACCGTCTGGTTCGCCGCCCACGGGAGGTAGGCGCCCGTGCCGGCGTCGACGGCGCCGAGACCGAGGGCCGCCATGCCGGAGAGGCTGGCGAACTGGCCGCCGACGTAGAGACGCGTGCCGTCCGTGCTCGCCGCCATGGCGTTCACGTTGTAGTCCGCGTCCGCCTGGAACGGCAGCGTTGCTCCCGTGTTGGGGTCCAGTGCGGCCACGCGCTGCTTGGCGACGCCGTTCGCGGTGGTGAACCAGCCGCCGGCGTACACCGCGTTGTTGGTCACCGCCAGCGCGCGTACCGAGGAGCCCATGATGGGCTTGAAGGAGGCGATGCGCTGGCCGGTCGCGGTGCTGTACGCCGCGATGCGGTACGCGCCGACCCCATCCGCCGTCGTGAAGTCACCGGCGACGTACACCTTCGTGCCGTCGGGAGACCCGGCGACGGCGAGTGCCTGCGCGTTGAGGCTGGGGGCGAAGGAGCTGATCAGGTTGCCGGTGGTGACGTCGAACGCGAGCACGTTGTTGCGCGTGACCGTGTTGACGCCGGCGGCCGAGCCCGCGGGGCGGGCGGTGGTGAACTTGCCCGCCACGTAGTCGACATTGCCCACCACGGCCTGCGACCAGACGACGCCGTCGATCTGCGGGGTGGGGAGCACGTCGGACGTGACGGTGGGTGGTGTCGCCGGATCGGCAGGGTTGGGAGGTGCACTGTCTGCGAATGCGGGGCCGGCGGCGAAGAAGGTGCCGAGGCCGAGCGCGATTGCTGTTGTGATGGCGAGCGTTCGCGCTCGGGTCAGTCGGTTCATGGTCGGGTCTCCATGGGGGGTCGGGTCGGGCCGAGTGATGTCCCTCCACTGAAGTGACACTTCCTCAACATTGCCTACAGGCTATCGCCTTATATAGGGGTGGCAAGTGCCCCCAATCCGGGGGTGAGCATTATTCAGTTTGTTGCGATCTGAGTTACTGTAGCCAGCACGACCACTACCGACCTGGTGGTCATCGCGGCATTCGCCGAGGGGAGGAACGAATGGCTGAATCGCGTGCGCGCACCGACGTTCCCACCGTGCGGATCCTGGGCACCCACGGCGTCCCCGCCAACTACGGCGGCTTCGAGACCGCGGCCGAGAACGTCGCGCTGTTCCTCCGGGACCAGGGCTGGCGCGTCATCGTCTACTGCCAGGCCGAAGGCACCGGTCCCATCGTGACCGACGAGTGGAACGGCATCGAGCGCGTCACCATCCCGGTGTCGGCGAAGGGATGGCTCGGCACCAGCCGCTTCGACCTCCGCTCCATCGCGCACGCCTCCCGCGATCGCGGGCTCCACCTCACCTTCGGCTACAACACGGCCGTCTTCAACATCTGGCAGCGCCTCAAGCGCATCCCGAACGTGATCAACATGGACGGGATCGAATGGTCCCGCGCCCGCTGGGGCAAGATGCGGCAGGCCATCCTCTACATCAACGAGCGCATCGCCTGCTTCGTCGGGAACACACTCATCGCCGACCACCCGGAGATCGAGGTGTACCTGCGCCGCAAGGCGCCGGCTCGCAAGATCACGATGATCACCTACGGCGCACACCGCGTTGACGACGCCCCTGAGGCGCCGGCGCGCGAGCTGGGCCTGGAGCCCGGGCAGTACTTCACGCTCATCTGCCGCCCGATCCCCGAGAACTCGATCCTCGAGCTCGTCACCGCCTTCTCGGCGGAGCGCCGCGGCGTGCAGCTCGCGGTGTTCGGCAACTACCAGCCGGATGAGGACGACTACCACCGTGCCGTGGTCGACGCCGCCAGCGACGAGGTCCGCTTCGTGGGCTCGGTGTACGAGCCGGACCGCATCGCGGCCCTCCGCTTCCACAGCCTCGGCTACTTCCACGGCCACACAGTCGGCGGCACCAACCCGTCGCTCGTCGAGGCCATGGCGGTGGGCAATCCCGTGCTCGCCCACGACAACGCCTACAACCGGTGGGTGGCACAGGATGCCGCCCTCTACTTCTCGACCACCTCCGAGGCCTCCGCGCACATCACGCGCCTGGTCGCGGACGCCGGGCTCCGCGCGGAGCTCGCCGCCGCTGCGCGCGAGCGCCACGCCACCGAATTCACCTGGGAGCACGTCGCCGGTCAATACCGCGACGTGCTCGCCTCCCACCTGGAGCGCACACATGACGATCGACGCACCCTCAACCCGGCCCGCTGACGACGCGACCGCCGCGACACCGCGGCGGACCGTCCGTCTCGGCGTCGTGGGGCTCGGCAAGATGGGCCTCTCGCACCTCTCGATGATCAACGCCCACCCCGACGTCCAGGTGGAGGCGGTGGTGGATGCGGCCGGCTACATGCTCGACGTGCTCGGGAAGTACACCGGGATGGCCACCTTCCCCTCCATCGACGCGATGCTCGCCGCGACCGACCTGGACGCCGTCCTCGTCGCGACGCCGACGCGTCTCCACGCACCCATGGTGCGGTCGCTGCTCGAAGCGGGCGTCGACGTGTTCTGCGAGAAGCCGCTCAGCCTGACGGCCGCCGACTCGGAGGAACTCGCGGCGCTCGCCGCGGAGCGCGGACGGGTCACGCAGGTCGGCTACCACAACCGCTTCGTCGGAGCCTTCCGCGAGGTCAAGCGCCTGCTGGATCTCGGCGCCATC
This region of Leifsonia sp. fls2-241-R2A-40a genomic DNA includes:
- a CDS encoding DUF1972 domain-containing protein, coding for MAESRARTDVPTVRILGTHGVPANYGGFETAAENVALFLRDQGWRVIVYCQAEGTGPIVTDEWNGIERVTIPVSAKGWLGTSRFDLRSIAHASRDRGLHLTFGYNTAVFNIWQRLKRIPNVINMDGIEWSRARWGKMRQAILYINERIACFVGNTLIADHPEIEVYLRRKAPARKITMITYGAHRVDDAPEAPARELGLEPGQYFTLICRPIPENSILELVTAFSAERRGVQLAVFGNYQPDEDDYHRAVVDAASDEVRFVGSVYEPDRIAALRFHSLGYFHGHTVGGTNPSLVEAMAVGNPVLAHDNAYNRWVAQDAALYFSTTSEASAHITRLVADAGLRAELAAAARERHATEFTWEHVAGQYRDVLASHLERTHDDRRTLNPAR